Proteins encoded by one window of Thermoplasmata archaeon:
- a CDS encoding FAD-dependent oxidoreductase — MNKELLFSEIKVGSLTLKNRIIFPPISTNFADSTGNVNAELIHHYERRAMGGAAIITMENMCISYPDGRSGATQPRIDDDTFIPGLSRIAYSIHSHGSLAFMELTHPGLFAELEVNGGELPVSPSKVPLRKDKSEVKELTENEINNLAEKYARAAYRAKIAHFDGVEIEAAHGLLVNQFLSPYTNKRTDKFGISLENRVRFAKIIFEKIKMLCGQSFSVTARLPVLDFVKDGINLNEGVQIAKLFEEIGYNAVHADVGFGNKEKRLEPMQYAEGWRVYLAEALKQGGIKIPVIAVGMIRNPAFAEEILNSNKADLVALGRTLIADPDWPIKAESGRDNEIRRCIGCSECIKARHDEGTAIRCGVNPTLGKLESDELLLKSIEQKKILIVGAGIAGLEAAITAKRRGHIVEVWEKEEAIGGALKLAAVPPGKGKLNWLLEYYDHMTKKLGIPIKFNQEVTLDKVAYLNPDAIIIATGAKCYVPSIKGIKNSNIVPARNVLNGKIKIRGKKVVVGGGGLVGCETALYLATQDNEVTIVEMLPALATDMETLSRNYLLRELDEHNVKYLLSAPVNEITENSVIAGNTELLMDYFIISFGGFRDHTLYNQLKDKYETHIIGDALKVGKIIDAVSQGFSIGKAV; from the coding sequence ATGAATAAAGAATTATTATTCTCAGAAATTAAGGTCGGAAGTTTAACTTTAAAAAATCGCATAATATTCCCGCCAATATCCACTAATTTTGCGGATTCAACTGGAAATGTAAATGCTGAGCTGATACATCATTATGAGCGAAGGGCAATGGGTGGTGCAGCGATTATTACAATGGAAAATATGTGCATAAGCTATCCGGATGGAAGAAGTGGTGCTACACAGCCCAGAATCGACGATGATACTTTTATTCCTGGGTTGAGTAGAATTGCATACTCTATACATTCACACGGGAGCCTCGCATTTATGGAACTGACACATCCAGGTTTATTTGCAGAGCTTGAGGTAAATGGTGGAGAATTGCCTGTATCCCCATCTAAAGTGCCTTTGAGAAAGGATAAAAGTGAAGTAAAGGAGCTTACTGAGAACGAAATTAATAATCTTGCCGAAAAATACGCAAGGGCTGCTTATAGAGCTAAAATCGCACATTTTGACGGCGTAGAGATAGAGGCTGCTCATGGGCTTTTGGTAAATCAATTCTTATCACCTTATACTAACAAGAGAACAGACAAGTTTGGGATAAGTTTAGAGAACAGGGTCCGGTTTGCAAAAATTATTTTTGAAAAAATAAAAATGCTTTGCGGACAGAGCTTTTCAGTCACTGCAAGACTGCCAGTCTTAGATTTTGTTAAAGATGGAATAAATTTGAATGAGGGAGTACAGATTGCAAAATTGTTTGAAGAGATAGGATATAATGCGGTTCATGCAGATGTGGGGTTTGGCAACAAAGAGAAAAGATTGGAGCCAATGCAGTATGCAGAAGGCTGGAGAGTGTATCTTGCCGAGGCGCTAAAACAGGGAGGCATAAAAATTCCAGTTATTGCAGTAGGAATGATCAGAAATCCAGCGTTTGCAGAAGAAATATTGAATTCAAACAAGGCAGATCTTGTAGCGCTTGGGAGAACGCTTATTGCAGATCCAGACTGGCCGATAAAGGCAGAAAGTGGGAGAGATAATGAAATAAGAAGATGCATTGGATGCAGTGAGTGCATAAAGGCCAGACATGATGAGGGAACTGCGATAAGATGTGGCGTAAATCCAACACTTGGAAAGCTTGAATCTGATGAGTTACTGTTAAAAAGCATAGAGCAAAAGAAGATCTTGATAGTAGGTGCTGGCATAGCAGGTTTAGAGGCAGCAATAACCGCTAAAAGAAGAGGGCATATTGTAGAAGTGTGGGAAAAAGAAGAAGCTATTGGAGGAGCATTAAAACTTGCTGCAGTACCGCCAGGAAAAGGGAAATTAAACTGGCTCTTAGAGTATTATGATCATATGACAAAAAAACTGGGTATACCAATAAAATTTAATCAGGAGGTGACATTAGACAAGGTAGCTTATCTCAATCCCGATGCAATAATTATTGCAACAGGCGCAAAATGCTACGTTCCATCTATAAAGGGAATTAAAAATAGCAATATTGTTCCTGCCAGAAACGTGCTGAACGGCAAAATAAAAATAAGGGGCAAGAAAGTGGTGGTTGGTGGTGGAGGCTTAGTAGGTTGTGAAACGGCTTTATATCTTGCAACGCAGGATAATGAGGTAACTATTGTAGAAATGCTGCCTGCGCTCGCTACAGATATGGAAACATTGAGCAGAAATTATCTTTTAAGAGAACTGGATGAACATAATGTAAAATATCTTTTAAGTGCTCCTGTCAATGAGATTACTGAAAATTCTGTTATTGCAGGAAATACTGAGCTTTTAATGGACTATTTCATAATTTCATTTGGGGGATTTCGCGATCATACATTATACAACCAACTAAAAGACAAATATGAAACGCATATTATTGGGGATGCATTAAAAGTGGGAAAGATCATTGATGCAGTATCACAGGGGTTCAGTATAGGGAAAGCGGTTTAA
- the hutH gene encoding histidine ammonia-lyase, translating into MIIIDGEHLKIEDVVAVARNYEKIELSEDSIKNVRENRGNLEKLIDSGAIVYGVNTGYGDLVNTRISHDDMKKLQKNLIMSHSVGVGKYFDSDIVRATMLIRLNTLLKAKSGVRPEILILLKEFLNKNVVPAIPEKGSVGSSGDLAPLAHMTLVMIGKGKAFYQDKLLDGKEALKLAAISPIELSYKEGVALINGTSVMSGVAALNVYDSINLLKNSLIASSLSLEALNGNDDAFDPKILSLRPHKGQVKTGAIVKSMVEDSNIIKEAKKFKIQDAYSLRCIPQVAGAVYDTIVFAKNIVETELNSVTDNPIILERAYSGGNFHGEYIGFAMDYLGIAMAELANITERRIARMVDHKLSDLPAFLIENSGLNSGMMMIQYTAAALVSENKVLAHPATVDSIPTSANQEDHVSMGTIAARKGRDIINNVKHVIAIEYLVASQALEYRKHEMAKNTEIIYKLIRKGVKPLTEDREMGEDVRYIIKMIDEKTFNNNLNFVDRLI; encoded by the coding sequence ATGATCATTATAGATGGAGAGCACTTGAAAATTGAAGATGTAGTTGCTGTTGCTAGAAATTATGAAAAAATTGAGCTTTCTGAAGACTCCATAAAAAATGTTAGAGAGAATAGGGGCAATCTTGAAAAGTTGATAGATTCTGGAGCAATAGTATATGGCGTTAACACTGGGTATGGAGATCTTGTAAACACTCGCATTAGCCATGATGATATGAAAAAACTGCAGAAAAATCTAATAATGAGCCATTCGGTTGGTGTTGGAAAGTATTTTGATTCCGACATTGTAAGAGCAACGATGCTGATACGGTTGAACACTCTACTTAAAGCAAAGTCTGGAGTCAGACCTGAAATTTTAATACTTTTGAAAGAGTTTCTTAATAAAAATGTAGTTCCAGCAATACCAGAGAAAGGTAGTGTTGGTTCTAGCGGAGATCTTGCACCTCTGGCGCATATGACTCTTGTGATGATCGGAAAGGGAAAAGCATTTTACCAAGATAAATTGCTAGATGGAAAAGAGGCTTTAAAACTTGCAGCTATATCCCCTATAGAATTAAGCTATAAGGAGGGGGTAGCACTCATAAATGGAACTAGCGTGATGAGTGGAGTGGCGGCATTGAACGTATATGATTCTATTAATCTCTTGAAAAATTCTCTTATTGCTTCATCTTTAAGTCTGGAAGCTTTAAATGGCAATGATGACGCTTTTGATCCGAAGATATTATCTTTAAGACCACATAAAGGTCAGGTTAAAACTGGTGCTATTGTAAAAAGCATGGTAGAAGACAGTAATATCATAAAAGAAGCTAAAAAGTTCAAGATCCAAGATGCTTATTCATTAAGATGCATACCGCAAGTAGCTGGAGCAGTATATGATACTATTGTGTTTGCAAAGAACATTGTAGAAACAGAGCTTAATTCTGTTACAGATAATCCCATAATATTAGAGCGTGCATATTCTGGTGGCAATTTTCATGGGGAATATATAGGATTTGCAATGGATTATCTGGGCATTGCAATGGCTGAACTGGCAAATATTACTGAGCGTAGAATTGCGCGCATGGTAGATCATAAATTAAGTGATTTGCCAGCATTTTTAATTGAAAATTCCGGGTTGAACTCTGGCATGATGATGATTCAGTATACTGCTGCAGCATTAGTATCTGAGAATAAGGTACTGGCACATCCAGCAACAGTGGACTCCATACCTACCAGCGCGAATCAGGAAGATCATGTAAGTATGGGAACTATTGCTGCAAGAAAAGGTAGAGACATAATTAACAATGTAAAGCATGTAATCGCAATTGAATATTTAGTAGCTTCACAAGCTTTAGAGTATCGAAAACATGAAATGGCAAAAAATACAGAAATAATATATAAACTCATAAGAAAAGGAGTTAAACCTTTGACAGAAGATCGAGAGATGGGAGAGGATGTTAGATATATAATAAAGATGATTGATGAGAAAACTTTTAATAATAATCTGAATTTTGTAGACCGTTTAATATGA
- the ppdK gene encoding pyruvate, phosphate dikinase: MTKYIYFFDEGNKDMKNLLGGKGAGLAEMTNLELPVPPGFTITTEACKYYVRTGALPEELWNDTVEAIKKLEKLTGKKFGDKENPLLVSARSGAPISMPGMLDTVLNIGLNDDTVLTLAKISKNERFAWDAYRRLIQMFGKIVLGIPASDFENKIEALKESTGAKTDIDLNAEDLKKLVKEFKNIVKDKEFPQDPYKQLKMAIMAVFESWNNERAKVYRKLNNISEELGTAVTIVSMVFGNMGNTSATGVVFTRNPNTGEKKLFGEYLINAQGEDVVAGIRTPKPIENLKEDIPSAYKDLVKSAEILEKHYKDIQDIEFTIENSKFYLLQTRSGKRTAYAAVKIAVDMVSEKVLTKEEALLRIDPAHIDALLHPQLDPKEMDKPIAKGLAASPGAGVGVVTLDSEEAVELSKTQKVILVRTETSPDDIHGMAVSQGILTSKGGMTSHAAVVARSMGKPAVVGCEEITVDSRGDKFIAGNVEIHKGDIITIDGSTGKVYKGAKNLITPSMSGELKIVIDWADSYRKLGVRANANTPAEAIKAREFGAEGIGLARTERMFFGPDRLPIMQAMIMSKTKEERIKELNKLLPMQRSDFVEFFKTMKGFPVIIRLLDPPLHEFLPDKIELMQEIFELKMQLRVAVNTKEIDTLIKEISEKENILNIVQNLQQFNPMIGFRGCRVGIMYPEIYEMQVTAIIEAAIETKKQGYEIYPEIMIPISSIDKELKILRERLEPIANQVIQREGIEIKYQLGTMIELPRAALTADKIAKYTDFFSFGTNDLTQTTFGYSRDDAEGKFLGYYVENDILPADPFETIDIEGVGELLKIATERGKKTRPNLEVGICGEHGGDPRSVEFCHTIGLDYVSCSPYRVPIAKLAAAQAAIKEKQSKK; the protein is encoded by the coding sequence ATGACAAAATATATTTATTTTTTTGATGAGGGTAACAAAGATATGAAGAACTTGCTTGGAGGCAAGGGAGCGGGACTAGCAGAGATGACAAATCTGGAATTACCAGTACCGCCAGGTTTTACAATAACTACAGAAGCATGCAAATATTATGTTAGAACAGGCGCTTTGCCAGAAGAGCTATGGAACGACACTGTAGAAGCTATTAAAAAGTTAGAAAAGCTAACGGGCAAGAAATTTGGAGATAAAGAGAATCCATTATTGGTCTCTGCGAGATCAGGTGCGCCCATATCAATGCCAGGAATGCTTGATACGGTATTGAACATAGGCCTAAATGATGATACTGTACTTACACTTGCAAAAATTTCAAAAAATGAGCGATTTGCTTGGGATGCATATCGCAGATTGATCCAGATGTTTGGAAAGATAGTGCTGGGGATTCCAGCATCTGATTTTGAAAATAAAATAGAGGCATTAAAAGAAAGTACTGGCGCTAAAACAGATATAGATTTAAATGCTGAAGATCTTAAAAAGTTAGTAAAAGAGTTTAAGAACATTGTTAAGGATAAAGAATTTCCGCAGGATCCTTACAAACAGCTTAAAATGGCAATAATGGCTGTGTTTGAATCCTGGAACAATGAGCGTGCTAAGGTGTATAGAAAACTAAATAATATATCTGAGGAACTTGGCACGGCAGTTACTATTGTTTCAATGGTATTTGGGAACATGGGCAATACTTCTGCCACAGGAGTAGTTTTTACTAGAAATCCTAATACGGGAGAGAAAAAACTGTTTGGAGAATACTTGATAAACGCACAAGGAGAAGATGTTGTAGCTGGGATAAGAACTCCAAAGCCTATAGAAAATCTTAAAGAAGATATTCCCTCGGCATACAAAGATCTTGTAAAAAGTGCAGAAATTCTAGAAAAACACTATAAAGATATACAGGACATCGAGTTTACCATTGAAAACTCTAAATTTTATTTGCTACAGACCAGATCTGGAAAGAGAACTGCTTATGCAGCAGTAAAGATTGCAGTAGATATGGTTTCTGAAAAAGTGCTAACAAAAGAAGAAGCGCTGTTAAGAATTGATCCAGCGCACATAGATGCACTTTTACATCCACAACTAGATCCTAAAGAGATGGATAAACCTATTGCAAAGGGTTTGGCTGCCTCTCCGGGTGCGGGGGTAGGAGTAGTAACATTAGATTCAGAAGAAGCTGTTGAATTATCAAAAACACAGAAAGTAATTTTAGTGAGAACTGAAACAAGTCCTGATGATATACATGGGATGGCAGTTTCGCAGGGTATTCTCACATCCAAAGGCGGCATGACCTCTCACGCAGCAGTGGTTGCAAGATCTATGGGTAAGCCAGCCGTAGTAGGATGCGAAGAGATCACTGTAGATAGCAGAGGAGATAAGTTTATAGCCGGTAATGTTGAGATACATAAAGGAGATATCATTACTATCGATGGCTCTACAGGAAAGGTTTACAAAGGTGCTAAGAATTTAATAACACCTTCCATGTCAGGAGAGCTAAAAATTGTGATAGACTGGGCGGATAGCTATAGAAAGCTGGGGGTAAGAGCAAATGCAAACACTCCTGCTGAGGCCATAAAGGCAAGAGAGTTCGGGGCAGAAGGAATTGGCCTTGCAAGAACAGAGCGTATGTTTTTTGGGCCAGATAGGCTACCAATTATGCAGGCAATGATTATGAGCAAAACAAAGGAAGAGAGAATTAAAGAATTGAATAAGCTATTGCCTATGCAGAGATCTGATTTTGTCGAGTTTTTCAAAACTATGAAAGGCTTTCCTGTAATTATCAGATTGCTAGATCCTCCGCTTCATGAATTTTTACCAGATAAAATAGAATTGATGCAAGAGATATTCGAACTTAAAATGCAATTGCGGGTAGCAGTAAATACAAAAGAGATAGATACTTTAATCAAAGAGATTTCAGAAAAAGAAAATATTTTGAACATTGTGCAGAATCTGCAACAGTTCAATCCAATGATCGGTTTTAGAGGATGCAGAGTTGGAATAATGTACCCTGAAATATATGAGATGCAGGTAACCGCCATTATAGAAGCTGCAATTGAAACTAAAAAACAGGGCTACGAAATTTATCCAGAAATAATGATACCGATCTCCAGCATTGACAAAGAACTGAAAATATTGAGAGAGCGCTTGGAACCCATCGCAAATCAGGTGATCCAAAGAGAGGGAATTGAGATCAAGTATCAGTTAGGGACCATGATAGAACTTCCCAGAGCTGCATTGACCGCAGACAAAATTGCAAAGTACACAGATTTCTTTTCATTTGGCACTAATGATCTGACCCAGACAACGTTCGGATATTCTAGAGATGATGCAGAAGGCAAGTTTTTAGGATACTATGTTGAAAACGATATATTGCCAGCAGATCCATTTGAAACTATTGATATAGAAGGTGTTGGTGAACTTTTAAAGATTGCAACTGAAAGAGGTAAAAAAACTAGGCCTAACCTGGAGGTAGGAATATGCGGAGAGCATGGTGGAGATCCTAGGTCTGTGGAGTTTTGTCACACTATCGGTTTAGATTATGTATCATGTTCGCCATACAGAGTACCGATTGCCAAACTAGCAGCAGCACAGGCAGCAATTAAAGAGAAACAATCTAAAAAATAA